Proteins found in one Coleofasciculaceae cyanobacterium genomic segment:
- a CDS encoding COP23 domain-containing protein, producing the protein MKIPTLKSQISLTVLAIASSWTAFNFNSAQAQTPKGFKCDNSATIPTTMYHNSQGSKEPWIQWISEHFSDSSWTPLSRCQAVSERLEEYRLNGKLKYVTLGIQNNQQVICVASRDNGPCEGVVYTLRPEQDGIAALNNLFAWGSGQQNLDSNYESSTEVPYINVEEKLMQAENN; encoded by the coding sequence ATGAAAATACCAACTTTAAAATCTCAAATAAGCCTAACTGTATTGGCGATCGCTAGTAGCTGGACGGCATTTAATTTTAATTCGGCTCAAGCTCAGACACCAAAAGGGTTTAAATGCGATAATAGTGCGACTATTCCCACTACTATGTATCATAATTCTCAAGGAAGCAAAGAACCCTGGATTCAATGGATTTCCGAACATTTTTCCGACTCTAGCTGGACTCCTCTATCTCGCTGTCAAGCAGTGAGCGAACGCTTAGAAGAATATAGACTTAATGGCAAACTAAAATACGTTACTTTAGGAATACAAAACAACCAGCAGGTAATTTGCGTTGCCAGTCGTGATAATGGTCCGTGTGAAGGTGTTGTCTACACTCTCAGACCAGAACAAGACGGGATTGCTGCACTAAATAATTTGTTTGCTTGGGGCAGCGGACAACAAAACTTAGATTCTAATTACGAATCCTCTACTGAAGTTCCTTATATTAATGTAGAAGAAAAGTTAATGCAAGCAGAAAATAATTAA
- a CDS encoding ATP-grasp domain-containing protein: MSGKRIFNHDIMHCTHDAVVGNYLYSGRVLGMTEPDDSIQLHRDLQSQWTAITAHYHNIGLSHSQNPIWDVSFEQLRQHPDYEPSVFIFCGALHDSSQGDNWFRERNQDWQDVVEFINSKNNFIRLAEELGVNVPRTLCAENQTQLKNHPDIPYPCYLKPAVSVDGVGIYRCANSEELNKALAKLDEHIPLQLQQEVTAIKFLNLQYQAEAEKAEPLAATEQILDGFAHQGNRYPTADQPWELVQPLAQWMTNKGMKGIFAFDVATVETKTGMDYFAIECNPRFNGASYPTGIAQKLDINRWCSDNFSTKYHSLAEIKLGDLEYTPSTGTGVIIVNWGSVLVGKLGVLLAGSIEQQEELRQLLKQKLN, translated from the coding sequence ATGAGTGGGAAGAGAATTTTCAATCACGATATCATGCACTGTACCCATGATGCGGTAGTCGGTAACTATTTGTATTCTGGCAGGGTATTAGGTATGACTGAACCTGATGACTCGATTCAATTGCATCGGGATCTTCAATCTCAATGGACAGCAATTACGGCTCATTATCATAATATAGGTCTAAGTCATAGTCAAAATCCGATTTGGGATGTTTCTTTTGAGCAATTGAGACAACATCCAGACTATGAGCCATCAGTGTTTATTTTTTGTGGCGCGCTTCATGACTCCAGTCAAGGTGACAACTGGTTTCGCGAGCGCAATCAAGATTGGCAAGATGTAGTTGAATTTATCAATTCCAAAAATAATTTTATCCGTTTGGCAGAAGAGTTAGGCGTTAATGTACCTCGAACTCTTTGTGCAGAAAATCAAACACAACTTAAAAATCATCCCGATATTCCTTATCCTTGTTATCTTAAGCCTGCCGTATCGGTAGATGGTGTAGGGATATATCGTTGTGCTAATTCAGAGGAGTTGAACAAAGCACTGGCTAAATTAGATGAACATATTCCCCTACAGTTGCAGCAAGAAGTAACGGCTATCAAATTTCTCAACCTACAATATCAGGCAGAAGCAGAAAAAGCTGAACCATTGGCTGCTACCGAGCAAATCTTAGATGGCTTTGCCCATCAAGGTAATCGTTATCCAACCGCCGATCAACCTTGGGAATTAGTTCAGCCTCTGGCACAGTGGATGACCAACAAAGGAATGAAAGGAATTTTTGCCTTTGATGTAGCTACCGTAGAAACAAAAACTGGCATGGATTATTTTGCGATCGAATGTAATCCTAGATTTAATGGAGCTTCATATCCTACGGGCATAGCTCAAAAGCTGGACATCAATCGTTGGTGTAGCGATAACTTTAGTACTAAGTATCATTCTTTAGCTGAGATAAAGCTAGGAGATTTGGAATATACTCCCTCTACAGGAACAGGAGTGATTATAGTTAATTGGGGTAGTGTATTGGTAGGTAAGCTGGGAGTTCTTTTGGCTGGTTCAATTGAGCAACAAGAAGAACTTCGGCAATTACTCAAACAAAAGCTCAATTGA
- a CDS encoding AAA-like domain-containing protein — MSEYQVGGSLRVDAATYVTRKADTQLYQALCQGEFCYIFNCRQMGKSSLRVQVKNRLEHQGYACVSLDMTNIGSQAISPWQWYKSIASEIWRGLNLMGQVSLKKWWQQHSELSPLQQLNLFISDVVLSAIAADKIFIFIDEIDSVLSLDFATDDFFALIRYFYNSRAEKPEFNRLCFALFGVATPGELIRDSSRTPFNVGKAIELTGFKLDEAKPLVGGLDSRFESPDLVLAEILNWTGGQPFLTQKLCQLAEAESQQANNCLLPGQEAEWVEKLAQAKIIDNWESQDEPEHLKTIRDRLLRNESTVSRLLGLTEQILSNGSIPADESLEQRQLLLTNLVIKHRDRLVIRNPIYQQIFNLDWIYQQSDKLCPYSREVKLWFASKGQDNSRLLRGRALQDAQAWANGHNISQEEYQFLNASQEQEQSTIRQGLEFKRLQELEIRLVQEQKLAKIQRFLLSTVGMAFAVTSLSSIAAYRNYQRAKNNQITAEKNSLRAHVVSAESLFDSEQHFASLIHAIEAKEEMSNITDEVNRATRLDVNLALQQAVYNVVEKNTLTGHQDVVNSVSYSPDGQLIASASADTTVKIWRRDGKLLHTLKGHQDSVIDVAFSPLGNVIASAGEDSVVNLWSIEGELKDTLNGHRGSVRQIAFSPQGDIIASAGEDKTVRLWNLQGELVNVLALQKKEVLAVAFSPNGQTIATGDRSGTLKLWNRSGQILGIFLASSLPIRSVDFSPDGQQLVSGGDDNLAKIWQRDGKLLRVLRGYDAPVTGVEFSPDGSIIGTTSWDKTVKLWYPNGTLYSNLAGHQERVWGLSWSPDGTHLVTAGWDNVAKLWQVKNPLVKTFYGHKASVLSVAFQPQGQLIATSSDDRTVKLWQLDGTLKTNFTGHDAETYDVAFSNDGKLVASSSLDRTIKLWHPDGSLVDTFKGHKGSVVSVDFLFGAESFVSAGFDKTIRFWQLPKPADGSQTIPRKTIFAHQATISDLDASSDGSLLVSVSHDRYLKLWQSNGKLIQTIYINNTRLKTVAIAPDNRTIATSGKKQKIKLWNFKGELIKTIAGHEGIILDLEFSPDGTKIASASADNTIKIWNRQGQLLTTLQGHHGPVWDVAFSPNSEQLVSVSEDKLVKLWDLKQILALNPLKYGCTWVKDYLKNHAELRQETETNDIVCR; from the coding sequence ATGTCTGAATATCAAGTTGGAGGCAGTCTTCGGGTAGATGCTGCTACTTACGTAACCAGAAAGGCAGATACTCAGCTTTATCAAGCATTATGTCAAGGAGAGTTTTGCTATATATTTAACTGTCGTCAGATGGGTAAATCTAGTCTCCGAGTCCAGGTCAAAAATCGTTTAGAACATCAAGGATATGCCTGTGTATCTCTAGATATGACCAACATTGGCAGTCAAGCGATTTCTCCCTGGCAATGGTATAAAAGTATTGCTTCAGAAATTTGGCGTGGTTTGAATTTGATGGGGCAAGTCTCGCTAAAAAAATGGTGGCAGCAACATTCAGAACTATCTCCCCTGCAACAGCTTAATTTGTTTATTAGCGACGTGGTTTTGTCAGCGATCGCAGCAGATAAAATATTTATCTTTATCGATGAGATTGATAGTGTTCTTAGTTTAGATTTCGCTACCGATGATTTTTTTGCCTTAATTCGCTATTTTTACAATTCTAGAGCCGAAAAGCCCGAATTTAATCGTCTTTGTTTTGCTTTATTTGGAGTAGCTACTCCTGGCGAGTTAATTAGAGATTCAAGTCGTACTCCGTTTAATGTGGGTAAAGCGATCGAATTAACAGGATTTAAACTAGATGAAGCCAAGCCTTTGGTTGGTGGGTTAGATAGTCGATTTGAAAGTCCCGACTTAGTTTTAGCAGAAATTTTAAACTGGACAGGTGGGCAACCGTTTCTGACGCAAAAGCTCTGTCAGCTGGCTGAAGCAGAGTCTCAACAAGCTAATAACTGCCTTTTACCTGGTCAAGAAGCGGAGTGGGTTGAAAAACTAGCTCAAGCAAAAATCATTGATAATTGGGAATCTCAAGACGAACCAGAACATCTCAAGACAATACGCGATCGCCTATTAAGAAATGAATCGACAGTTAGCCGTCTATTAGGTCTGACCGAACAAATTCTCAGCAATGGTTCAATTCCTGCGGATGAAAGTTTAGAGCAAAGGCAGCTATTGTTAACTAATCTAGTAATTAAACACCGCGATCGGCTAGTTATTCGCAATCCCATCTACCAACAGATTTTTAATTTAGATTGGATCTATCAACAATCAGATAAGTTATGTCCCTACAGTCGAGAGGTGAAATTATGGTTCGCTTCTAAGGGTCAAGATAATTCTCGTTTGCTTCGTGGTCGAGCTTTACAAGATGCTCAGGCATGGGCAAATGGTCATAATATTAGCCAAGAAGAATATCAGTTTTTAAATGCTTCTCAGGAGCAAGAACAATCAACAATTCGTCAAGGGCTAGAATTCAAAAGGCTTCAGGAGTTGGAAATTCGTTTAGTTCAGGAGCAAAAGCTAGCCAAAATTCAAAGATTTTTACTGAGTACAGTTGGCATGGCTTTTGCGGTTACCTCTCTTTCCAGCATTGCTGCTTACCGCAACTATCAGCGGGCAAAAAACAATCAAATTACAGCCGAAAAGAATAGTCTTAGAGCCCACGTTGTCTCTGCCGAAAGTTTGTTTGATTCAGAACAACATTTTGCTTCTTTAATCCATGCCATCGAAGCCAAAGAAGAAATGTCTAATATTACAGATGAAGTAAATCGAGCTACCAGATTAGACGTAAATTTGGCACTACAGCAGGCAGTTTATAATGTTGTTGAAAAAAATACTCTGACTGGACATCAAGATGTAGTCAATAGCGTTAGCTATAGTCCTGATGGTCAACTGATTGCCTCGGCAAGTGCCGACACCACCGTCAAAATTTGGCGACGAGACGGTAAACTACTTCATACTCTTAAAGGACACCAAGATTCGGTAATTGATGTGGCTTTCAGTCCTTTAGGCAACGTCATCGCTTCAGCAGGAGAAGACAGTGTAGTCAATCTATGGAGTATTGAAGGTGAGTTAAAGGATACTTTGAATGGACATCGAGGCAGCGTACGTCAAATTGCGTTTAGTCCTCAGGGAGACATTATTGCCTCAGCAGGGGAAGATAAAACTGTCAGGCTCTGGAATCTTCAAGGTGAATTAGTTAATGTTCTGGCATTACAGAAAAAGGAAGTATTAGCCGTTGCTTTTTCCCCTAATGGTCAGACAATTGCTACAGGAGATCGCTCTGGTACTCTGAAACTTTGGAATCGTTCTGGGCAGATATTAGGTATTTTTTTAGCGAGTAGTCTGCCGATTCGTAGTGTTGATTTTAGTCCCGATGGTCAGCAATTGGTTTCTGGGGGTGACGATAACTTAGCTAAAATTTGGCAGCGAGACGGTAAATTACTCCGAGTTTTGCGTGGCTATGATGCACCTGTTACAGGGGTAGAATTTTCTCCTGATGGCAGCATTATTGGCACTACTAGCTGGGATAAAACGGTCAAGCTTTGGTATCCTAACGGCACTTTATACTCTAATTTAGCAGGGCATCAAGAGCGAGTTTGGGGATTATCTTGGTCACCTGACGGCACTCATTTGGTTACCGCTGGCTGGGATAACGTGGCGAAATTATGGCAGGTTAAAAACCCTTTGGTCAAAACTTTTTATGGACACAAAGCAAGTGTTCTCAGCGTTGCGTTCCAACCTCAAGGTCAACTAATTGCTACCTCATCTGACGATCGCACCGTAAAATTATGGCAGCTTGATGGGACTCTAAAAACTAATTTTACCGGCCATGATGCTGAAACTTACGATGTAGCCTTTAGCAATGATGGAAAGTTGGTTGCTTCTAGTAGTCTCGATCGCACCATCAAACTCTGGCATCCTGACGGTAGCTTGGTTGATACTTTCAAGGGTCATAAAGGTTCAGTTGTTAGTGTAGACTTTCTCTTTGGTGCTGAATCGTTTGTTTCGGCTGGATTCGATAAAACTATCCGCTTCTGGCAGTTGCCAAAACCCGCTGATGGAAGCCAAACCATTCCTCGAAAAACTATTTTTGCTCACCAAGCGACAATTAGCGATCTTGACGCTAGTTCAGATGGCAGTTTGCTCGTCTCTGTCAGTCACGATCGCTATCTCAAACTATGGCAGTCTAATGGTAAATTAATCCAAACTATATACATCAATAATACAAGATTAAAAACAGTAGCGATCGCGCCCGATAATCGCACAATTGCTACTAGCGGCAAAAAGCAAAAGATCAAACTATGGAATTTTAAGGGAGAACTGATTAAAACTATTGCAGGTCATGAGGGAATTATTCTCGACCTTGAATTTAGTCCTGATGGCACCAAAATAGCTTCTGCCAGCGCAGACAATACGATTAAAATTTGGAATCGGCAGGGTCAATTATTGACTACGCTTCAGGGTCATCATGGTCCTGTCTGGGATGTGGCGTTTAGCCCAAATAGTGAACAGTTGGTTAGCGTATCCGAAGATAAGCTCGTCAAACTTTGGGATTTAAAGCAAATTTTAGCCTTGAATCCCCTAAAATACGGCTGTACCTGGGTCAAAGACTATTTAAAGAATCATGCTGAGTTACGACAAGAAACTGAAACTAACGATATTGTTTGCCGTTAA
- a CDS encoding Npun_F5749 family FMN-dependent PPOX-type flavoprotein, which produces MLAPWRSPLSSAIHRNRSKPHSRYFQLATVTPEGYPANRTVVFRGFLDDEQNRLKTITDSRSAKIQDIKYQSLAEVCWYFTKTREQFRITGSLQLVTVIDADDSLQQARKTTWQNLSDSARSQFAWPNPAQPAADKSAFEVDPPDADTPLNNFCLLLLTPKKIDHLQLSSKPQQRCWYILQSDQTWTTEPVNP; this is translated from the coding sequence ATGCTTGCTCCCTGGCGATCGCCTTTATCCAGTGCCATACACCGCAACCGTTCTAAACCTCATTCGCGTTATTTTCAATTGGCTACCGTTACCCCTGAAGGCTATCCTGCTAACCGTACCGTAGTTTTTCGCGGATTCTTGGATGATGAGCAAAATCGCCTGAAAACAATTACCGATTCTCGCAGCGCGAAAATTCAAGACATCAAGTATCAGTCATTAGCCGAAGTCTGTTGGTACTTTACCAAAACTCGCGAACAGTTTAGGATTACAGGAAGTCTTCAGTTAGTCACCGTTATAGATGCAGATGACAGCCTACAGCAAGCACGTAAAACTACTTGGCAGAATCTTTCCGATTCAGCGCGATCGCAATTTGCTTGGCCCAACCCCGCCCAACCCGCAGCAGATAAGTCTGCCTTTGAGGTAGATCCTCCCGATGCCGATACTCCTTTGAACAATTTTTGCCTACTATTATTAACGCCTAAAAAAATCGATCATCTACAATTAAGCAGCAAGCCTCAGCAACGCTGCTGGTATATTTTGCAGAGCGATCAAACTTGGACAACTGAGCCAGTAAATCCCTAG
- the dps gene encoding DNA starvation/stationary phase protection protein Dps, which yields MVSTVFKQKLYATRIDIAEDVRAKVVGILNQTLAATLDLKTQTKQAHWNVKGMDFYQLHELFDEMATELEEYTDMVAERVTALAGVAMGTARLAAESSILPEYALDAVAGADHVAALADRYAIYAQHLRESIDATDELGDADTADLYTEISRTIDKRLWFLEAHLVG from the coding sequence ATGGTTTCTACTGTTTTTAAGCAAAAGCTTTATGCAACTCGGATCGATATTGCCGAAGATGTTCGAGCTAAGGTAGTCGGGATTTTGAATCAAACCCTGGCAGCAACACTAGATCTTAAAACCCAGACCAAACAGGCTCATTGGAACGTTAAGGGGATGGACTTTTATCAGCTACATGAACTGTTTGATGAGATGGCAACCGAACTAGAAGAATATACCGATATGGTTGCTGAGCGTGTTACTGCTTTGGCTGGCGTCGCCATGGGAACTGCCCGTCTTGCTGCTGAATCGTCAATCTTGCCTGAATATGCTTTAGATGCTGTTGCGGGTGCAGATCATGTAGCTGCTTTAGCCGATCGCTATGCTATTTATGCCCAGCATCTGCGCGAGTCAATTGACGCAACTGATGAGCTTGGTGATGCTGATACAGCAGATCTCTACACTGAAATTTCTCGCACTATTGATAAGCGTCTGTGGTTCTTAGAAGCACATTTGGTTGGATAG
- the gor gene encoding glutathione-disulfide reductase yields the protein MSYDFDLFVIGAGSGGIATARRAAQYGAKVGIVESDRLGGTCVNRGCVPKKLMVYASHFPNGFEESAGYGWTVGETSFDWLKMITAVNNEVDRLNGIYQRMLDNSKVTLYKGYGKFIDSHTIEIGTQKVTAEKILIAVGGKPVKPDDIPGVEHAITSREIFHVKEQPKRIVIIGGGYIGVEFACILNGLGTEVTMVIRGHKILRGFDDDLRNEIQDGMERHGIRILANKPKLAIAKKEYGLEITIPTHDGQEEVIVADAASLAATGRKPDLANLGLENTKVEIVNGAVAVDEYNQTAEDHIYAVGDCTDRINLTPVAINEGRAFADTHFGGQSRHMSYENIPTAVFSTPEAATVGLTEAEAREKFGDAIKVYRSKFRSMYYTLPDKQEKTLMKLIVDTNTDKVVGAHMVGDSAAEIIQGVAIAVKMGATKANFDATVGIHPSSAEEFVTMR from the coding sequence ATGAGTTATGATTTCGATTTATTTGTCATTGGTGCGGGTTCAGGGGGAATTGCCACCGCCAGACGTGCTGCACAATATGGAGCAAAAGTCGGGATAGTAGAAAGCGATCGCCTTGGTGGTACTTGTGTCAACCGAGGCTGTGTCCCTAAAAAACTAATGGTCTATGCTTCTCATTTTCCTAATGGGTTTGAGGAGTCGGCAGGTTATGGTTGGACAGTGGGAGAAACCAGCTTTGATTGGCTAAAGATGATTACGGCGGTAAATAACGAAGTCGATCGCCTTAATGGTATTTATCAACGAATGTTAGATAACTCTAAAGTAACGCTATACAAAGGATATGGTAAATTCATTGACTCCCATACAATTGAAATTGGCACTCAAAAAGTTACCGCCGAAAAGATTTTGATTGCGGTGGGTGGTAAACCAGTCAAGCCCGACGATATTCCTGGTGTGGAACACGCAATTACTTCCAGAGAAATATTTCACGTCAAAGAACAACCAAAGCGCATCGTAATTATTGGCGGGGGATATATCGGCGTTGAGTTTGCCTGTATTCTCAATGGTTTAGGCACAGAAGTAACCATGGTGATTCGCGGCCATAAAATCTTGCGCGGTTTTGACGATGATTTGCGTAATGAAATTCAAGACGGTATGGAAAGACACGGTATTCGTATTCTAGCTAATAAGCCCAAACTGGCGATCGCCAAAAAAGAGTATGGTTTAGAAATTACGATACCGACTCATGACGGGCAAGAAGAGGTCATTGTAGCTGATGCTGCAAGCTTGGCAGCTACAGGCAGAAAACCAGATTTAGCCAACCTGGGGCTAGAAAATACTAAAGTGGAAATAGTCAACGGTGCGGTAGCAGTAGATGAATATAACCAAACTGCCGAAGATCATATTTATGCCGTAGGTGACTGTACCGATCGCATTAATTTAACTCCTGTAGCTATTAACGAGGGTAGAGCTTTTGCTGATACTCATTTTGGTGGGCAATCTCGACACATGAGCTATGAAAACATTCCTACTGCTGTCTTTAGCACACCCGAAGCTGCCACGGTAGGTTTAACCGAAGCCGAAGCTAGGGAAAAATTTGGCGACGCGATCAAAGTTTACCGTAGTAAGTTCCGTTCCATGTATTACACCCTACCCGATAAACAGGAAAAAACCTTGATGAAGCTGATTGTCGATACTAATACCGACAAAGTAGTAGGCGCGCACATGGTGGGAGATAGTGCCGCAGAAATTATTCAAGGAGTGGCGATTGCCGTAAAAATGGGTGCAACCAAAGCTAATTTTGATGCCACTGTCGGAATTCATCCTAGTTCGGCCGAAGAATTTGTCACCATGAGATAG
- a CDS encoding peroxiredoxin, translated as MRDTVPNVVFKTRVRDESVEGPNPFRWQDTTTEEIFKGKKVIIFSLPGAFTPTCSSTHLPGYEKYYEEFKSLGIDQIICVSVNDAFVMFQWGKQQGVKNVFLLPDGSAEFTRKMGMLVDKSNLGFGMRSWRYSMLVNDMKIEKMFIEPDFGDNCPTDPFEVSDADTMLAYLKGTE; from the coding sequence ATGAGAGATACAGTACCAAACGTAGTATTCAAAACTAGAGTACGTGATGAATCTGTCGAAGGGCCAAATCCTTTCCGTTGGCAAGACACTACTACGGAAGAAATTTTTAAAGGCAAAAAAGTAATTATATTTTCCCTTCCTGGTGCATTTACTCCTACTTGTTCTTCCACTCATTTACCTGGATATGAAAAGTACTACGAAGAGTTTAAATCATTAGGAATTGACCAAATTATTTGCGTGTCTGTTAACGATGCCTTTGTTATGTTCCAATGGGGCAAACAGCAGGGAGTTAAAAACGTATTCTTGCTTCCTGATGGCAGCGCTGAATTTACCCGCAAAATGGGAATGTTGGTAGATAAAAGCAACCTGGGCTTTGGGATGCGTTCTTGGCGTTACTCAATGTTGGTTAACGACATGAAGATCGAAAAAATGTTTATCGAACCAGATTTTGGCGATAATTGCCCCACCGATCCGTTTGAAGTTTCTGATGCCGATACTATGCTGGCATATTTAAAAGGAACGGAATAA
- a CDS encoding YraN family protein — protein MKEIGTLGEQLIGRWLQLQNYELLQQNWRCRWGEIDLIAQDRVKGAIAFVEVKTRSQNNWDEDGLLAIDSVKQHKILQTAALYLAEYPRLADLPCRFDVALVSYQIYYGVPNSIKLENLNQLKIGQPVLIQNYRFTLKNYLRSAFD, from the coding sequence ATGAAAGAGATCGGTACTTTAGGCGAACAGCTAATTGGGCGATGGTTACAGCTACAAAACTACGAATTATTACAGCAAAACTGGCGATGCCGTTGGGGAGAAATCGATTTGATAGCTCAAGATCGAGTAAAAGGCGCGATCGCTTTTGTCGAAGTAAAAACTCGCAGTCAAAATAATTGGGATGAAGATGGTTTACTCGCTATCGATTCGGTTAAACAGCATAAAATCCTGCAAACAGCAGCTTTGTATCTGGCTGAATATCCTCGTCTTGCAGATTTGCCCTGTCGCTTTGATGTTGCTTTAGTTAGTTACCAAATTTATTATGGTGTGCCTAACAGTATAAAACTTGAGAACCTCAATCAGCTTAAAATTGGTCAGCCAGTCTTGATCCAAAATTATCGATTTACGCTTAAAAATTACTTGCGGTCAGCTTTTGACTAG
- a CDS encoding serine protease, translating into MKDGNLGSFLLKLGLFCLIAIAFWARDLNWYSHAPTSAQSVPTVNVLPEASRHSEIYQRSQSATVRVVKADSAGSGVIINRNGNIYSVLTNWHVVDSSNPIILTVDNEQHQLVEAPQQVANADLAVLQFYSEIEYFAAQLETTMPQIGDTVYAAGFPLEIAQSNSLDLGNKAFRFTQGKVSIIPVKSFPQGYQLGYTNDTEMGMSGSPVFNAEGLLVAIHGRGKYRDPGFGVYIFEDGSEPPAEQLEQMVKSSWGIPIGNYSELFN; encoded by the coding sequence ATGAAAGACGGCAATCTTGGCTCATTTTTGCTTAAACTCGGCTTGTTTTGCCTAATAGCGATCGCCTTTTGGGCGAGGGATCTGAACTGGTATTCTCATGCTCCAACATCAGCACAGTCAGTGCCGACTGTTAATGTTTTACCTGAAGCTAGTCGCCACAGCGAAATTTATCAACGATCTCAATCAGCTACGGTTCGAGTTGTCAAAGCCGATTCTGCTGGATCGGGGGTAATTATCAATCGCAATGGTAATATCTATTCAGTTTTAACCAATTGGCACGTAGTAGATTCTAGTAATCCCATAATTTTGACTGTCGATAATGAGCAGCATCAGTTAGTCGAAGCACCTCAACAAGTCGCAAATGCAGATTTGGCCGTGCTGCAATTTTATAGTGAAATTGAATATTTTGCTGCCCAACTAGAAACAACCATGCCTCAGATCGGAGATACAGTTTATGCTGCCGGGTTTCCTCTAGAAATTGCTCAGTCCAATAGCTTAGATTTAGGTAATAAAGCATTCCGTTTCACCCAGGGAAAAGTATCCATAATCCCTGTTAAATCCTTCCCCCAAGGCTATCAGCTAGGCTATACCAATGATACAGAAATGGGCATGAGCGGTAGTCCAGTTTTTAATGCCGAGGGATTGTTGGTGGCAATTCATGGACGGGGCAAGTATCGCGATCCTGGTTTTGGAGTTTATATTTTTGAAGACGGTAGTGAACCCCCAGCAGAACAGCTGGAACAAATGGTTAAATCTAGCTGGGGAATTCCAATCGGTAATTATTCCGAGTTATTTAATTAG
- a CDS encoding ZIP family metal transporter: MGTIYLGTIASLFAGLATVVGALPILFTDNLSQKWQGILLGIGGGVMLAATAFSLIIPGKEAAGELGYSQAESALIVSIGMVVGASLLWLMHNYFPHEHFQKGKEGKVTENFERLWLFIIAITIHNFPEGLAVGVGFGDGSISHGLPLALGIGLQNIPEGLVVALALRELKYSINYALGISLLTGLVEPIGGFFGASIVNFGQSFLPWGMAIAAGSMLFIIVDEIIPEIDRESVAQEGTLGIMTGFVGMMFLDIAFG; the protein is encoded by the coding sequence ATGGGAACAATCTATCTCGGTACTATCGCAAGTCTATTTGCAGGTTTGGCTACCGTAGTGGGCGCACTGCCGATTCTATTTACCGATAATTTGAGCCAAAAATGGCAAGGTATTCTTTTGGGCATAGGTGGTGGCGTAATGTTAGCTGCAACCGCATTTTCTCTGATTATTCCAGGAAAAGAAGCAGCAGGTGAGTTGGGTTATTCTCAGGCTGAATCTGCCCTAATAGTTAGTATAGGGATGGTTGTAGGGGCAAGCTTACTCTGGTTGATGCACAATTATTTTCCTCACGAACATTTCCAAAAAGGTAAAGAAGGTAAAGTCACAGAAAACTTTGAGCGTCTCTGGTTATTTATTATTGCGATTACAATTCACAACTTTCCTGAAGGTTTAGCAGTGGGTGTAGGCTTTGGCGATGGCAGCATTAGCCATGGATTACCATTAGCACTGGGCATTGGCTTACAAAATATACCTGAAGGTTTAGTAGTAGCACTAGCATTAAGAGAACTAAAGTATTCCATCAACTATGCACTGGGAATATCTTTACTGACAGGTTTAGTCGAACCAATCGGTGGTTTTTTTGGGGCGAGTATCGTCAACTTTGGTCAGTCTTTTCTGCCTTGGGGAATGGCGATCGCCGCAGGTTCAATGCTATTTATCATTGTCGATGAAATTATTCCCGAAATTGACCGAGAAAGCGTTGCTCAAGAAGGCACTTTAGGTATTATGACTGGCTTTGTTGGCATGATGTTTTTAGATATTGCCTTTGGCTAA
- a CDS encoding four-helix bundle copper-binding protein: protein MTATQTQSSNLETCIQACLECLKDCENCATACLNSDMVQMMSQCIQLCRDCSDTCDLCARLMMRQSGIYAQMCGVCAEVCDRCAEECSSHDSDHCKRCAESCRRCAESCRQMAAA from the coding sequence ATGACAGCTACTCAAACTCAATCATCTAACTTGGAAACTTGTATTCAGGCTTGTTTGGAGTGCCTGAAAGACTGTGAAAACTGCGCCACGGCTTGTCTAAACAGCGACATGGTGCAAATGATGTCCCAATGTATTCAATTATGCCGTGACTGTTCCGATACTTGCGATCTATGCGCTCGTTTGATGATGCGCCAATCGGGTATTTATGCTCAAATGTGCGGTGTTTGCGCTGAAGTTTGCGATCGCTGTGCTGAAGAGTGTAGCAGTCACGACAGCGACCACTGTAAACGCTGTGCCGAATCCTGCCGTCGTTGTGCTGAGTCTTGCCGTCAAATGGCAGCAGCATAG